Within Paracoccus jeotgali, the genomic segment CGGCGAAACCCGCGCCCAACAGCGAGCCCAGAAACTGCTCGACCGCCATTTTCAGCGAGCCGCCGACATTGCTTTGCGTGACCATGACAGCGGTGATGACGGCCGACAGCTCGACCGACAGCCCAAGCGCATGGACCAGCCCCAACGCCGCGATGCCGGCAATGGTCATCCGCGCCGCATGGGCCAGCATCCACCGATTTCGAGACAGAAGCCGCATCATCGCCCGGCTATAGCCCAAGCGAACAGGTCAGGAAACGGCGAACGACGCCGACCACCCCGGACCCGGACAGCCGGAACAAGCGCCTTCCATCGCCCCGCCATCGCCCGCAGGATCGGATCGGCAGGCCAGGACGTTGACCCCCGCGCGGCCCTCGCCGCGACCGCTTTTGCCCTCGCGCAACCAACATCGTGACGACCCAACATCAGACCACGCCCCATCAGCCTCAACCCACATAACAAGGAGCACCACCCATGAGCTGGACCCCCTGCCCCGACCCCGTCCTGGGCGACAAGGATGGCGTCAACGCCATCGAGACCCTCATCATCCCCCGCGCCGTCGATCTGGGCGAGATGGAGGTCCGCCGCGCCCTGCCCTCGACCAAGCGCCAGATGGTCGGCCCCTTCATCTTCTTCGACCAGATGGGCCCGGCCGAGTTCCTGACCGATCAGGGCATCGACGTGCGCCCGCATCCGCACATCAACCTCGCCACGCTGACCTATCTGTTCGAGGGCGAGATCCTGCACCGCGACTCGCTGGGGACCGAGCAGACGATCCGCCCCGGCGCCGTCAACTGGATGCGCGCCGGCAAGGGCATCGTTCATTCCGAGCGGACCTCGGAGGACCGCCGCAAGAACGGGCAGCGCCTGTTCGGCATCCAGACCTGGATGGCCCTGCCCGAAGAGCAAGAGGAATCCGCCCCCGAATTCATCCATTACGGCGAGGGCGAGCTGCCGGTGAT encodes:
- a CDS encoding pirin family protein, with translation MSWTPCPDPVLGDKDGVNAIETLIIPRAVDLGEMEVRRALPSTKRQMVGPFIFFDQMGPAEFLTDQGIDVRPHPHINLATLTYLFEGEILHRDSLGTEQTIRPGAVNWMRAGKGIVHSERTSEDRRKNGQRLFGIQTWMALPEEQEESAPEFIHYGEGELPVIEADGIKARIIAGQMFGKTSALRTASETLYGDVEMQAGSQMPIDAGYEERALYTISGEIEIAGDRFEPGQLLVLRPGDAITVRARSNARFMLFGGAPMGGPRYIWWNFVSSRPERIEAAKQEWARGRFDTVPGDEEDFIPLPENQGKPRRATGGVFYP